A region of the Elusimicrobiota bacterium genome:
GGCCTTCAGGATGGAGCCCTGCACTTCGCGGGCCTTGCCCAGGCCGAAGCCCACGGTGCCCGCGCCGTCGCCGATGACCACCAGCGCCGCGAAGGAAAAGCGCTTGCCGCCCTTCACGGTCTTGGAGACCCGGTTGATGGCCACCACCGTCTCCCGGAAGCCGTCCTCGGCGCGGGCGTTGGGATCGCGCCTCTGGCGCATCCGGGGGTCGGGGCGGCGGCCGCCGCCTTGCGACGGCGAGGACGGGGCGCGCGGCGCCTGCGGCGCCGGGGCGGGGTTCTGCGTGCTGGGGGTTTCCGCGCTCATGATGGCTCTCCTAGAATTCCAATCCGCCGGCCCGCGCCGCGTCGGCCAGGGCCTTGATGCGGCCGTGGTAGACGCGGCCTCCCCGATCGAAAGCGACCTTCTTGACTCCCGCGGCCAGCGCCTTCTTGGCGATCAGCTCGCCGACCTTCTTGGCCGAAGCGAGGTTCTTGCCCGGCTTTTCGCCCTTGAGCTCCTTGGACAGGGAGGAGGCGAAAGCCAGGGTCTTGCCCTGGCCGTCATCGACGACCTGGGCATAGAGGTGCTTGAGGCTGCGGGTCACGCTGAGCCTCGGCCGCCCGTCCGGGCGCTGCGCGAGCTTGTCGCGCGTGCGCTTCTGGCGGTACTCGTATCGCGTCCACTTGTCTTTCATGGTGATTGGTCCTTATTTCTTGGCTCCCGCCGCTCCGGCGACGCCGACCCCGGCTCCCGCCGCGGTCTTGCCCGCCTTCTTGCGGATGTACTCGCCCTGATAGCGGATGCCGGTGCCCTTGTAGGGCTCAGGCTCGCGCAGGCCCCGGATCTTGGACGCGGTCTCGCCGACCAGGTCCTTGTCCGACCCGGCCACTGTGATCTGGGTCTTCTTGGGGTCGACGCCCAGGGTGATCCCGACCGGCGCCGTGAAGATCACGGGGTGGGACTTGCCCAGGCTCAGGGTCATCTTCTGGCCCGCGACCTCGGCCCGAAAGCCGATCCCCACGATGTCCAGGGTCTTGACGAAGCCGCTGGACACGCCCACGACCATGTTGTTGACGCGCGCCCGGCTCATGCCGTAGATGGCGGAGGCTTCGCGGGCGGCTTTGAGATCGGCGGTCAGAAGGACCTGGCCGTCCTTGACCTCGGCGCGCACGAGCTGGTGCAGGCGAAGTTGGAGCTGGCCCTTGGGTCCCTTGACGGTCACCACGCCCTCGGCGATGGAGACCTGGACGCCCTGCGGAATCACGACCGGCATCTTTCCTATTCGGCTCATGGCTGCCTCACCAGACCTGGCAGAGGATCTCTCCGCCGACTTTCTTTTCCTTGGCCTGCTTGCCCGTGAGCACTCCCTGCGGGGTGGAGAGGATGGTCACGGCGAAGCCGCCGCGCACCCGCGGGATCTCGCGGTAGGAACGGTAGATGCGCAGGCCGGGCTTGGAGACGCGCTGGATGCCCCGGATCACGGCCTCTTTCTCCGGGGAGAACTTCAGGAACACCCGGATGGTGCCGCGCTTGTTGCCGTTGGCGAAGAAGGTCTTGTAATTGGCGACGAAGCCCTCCTCCTTGAGGATGCGCACGACCTCGAGCTTGAGCTTGCCGTGCGGGACGTCCACGCGGTCCTTCTGCCGGAGGCTGGCGTTGCGTATGCGCGTCAACAGGTCGGATAATT
Encoded here:
- the rplR gene encoding 50S ribosomal protein L18; this encodes MKDKWTRYEYRQKRTRDKLAQRPDGRPRLSVTRSLKHLYAQVVDDGQGKTLAFASSLSKELKGEKPGKNLASAKKVGELIAKKALAAGVKKVAFDRGGRVYHGRIKALADAARAGGLEF
- the rplF gene encoding 50S ribosomal protein L6; translation: MSRIGKMPVVIPQGVQVSIAEGVVTVKGPKGQLQLRLHQLVRAEVKDGQVLLTADLKAAREASAIYGMSRARVNNMVVGVSSGFVKTLDIVGIGFRAEVAGQKMTLSLGKSHPVIFTAPVGITLGVDPKKTQITVAGSDKDLVGETASKIRGLREPEPYKGTGIRYQGEYIRKKAGKTAAGAGVGVAGAAGAKK
- the rpsH gene encoding 30S ribosomal protein S8 yields the protein MDQLSDLLTRIRNASLRQKDRVDVPHGKLKLEVVRILKEEGFVANYKTFFANGNKRGTIRVFLKFSPEKEAVIRGIQRVSKPGLRIYRSYREIPRVRGGFAVTILSTPQGVLTGKQAKEKKVGGEILCQVW